In the Phaseolus vulgaris cultivar G19833 chromosome 7, P. vulgaris v2.0, whole genome shotgun sequence genome, one interval contains:
- the LOC137828880 gene encoding DNA-binding protein S1FA-like gives MADDFEFADKVPPSFDSVGNASKGFNPGLIVLLLVGGLMLIFLVGNFVLYTYAQKTLPPRRKKPVSKKKMKKERLKQGVSAPGE, from the exons ATGGCCGACGACTTCGAATTTGCTGACAAAGTCCCTCCATCCTTCGATAGCGTG GGAAATGCTTCAAAAGGGTTCAACCCAGGATTAATTGTTCTCCTGCTTGTTGGTGGGTTGATGTTGATATTCTTGGTTGGAAATTTTGTACTCTACACCTATGCACAGAAGACTCTCCCTCCCAGAAGAAAGAAGCCAGTttcaaagaagaagatgaagaaggagAGACTGAAGCAGGGCGTCTCTGCACCTGGAGAGTAG